The Vibrio nitrifigilis genome window below encodes:
- the dacB gene encoding serine-type D-Ala-D-Ala carboxypeptidase has protein sequence MRCLPLCGLIFSLFISQYVVAQPLNTDQLTPHARYAFQVQNITSGETLFAQRNGDYFPPASTQKIFTALAARLELGEHFVFTTQLLKHRQDYVIRFSGDPTLNTVDLKQLLSHLKQSGIRTIRGDIWLDNSIFTGFEKAVGWPWDSLGVCYSAPSSAINLDHNCIPAALYTEKNGKTRLHIPPQYPIHVFNNAVAVSADEQQQQHCDLDLTATATNQYQLSGCLVTRTSPMPLKFAVQDTSRYTKRIIYKLLNQLGIELKGTIHIGKAPFKKRQILAEHQSAPLSELLSIMLKRSDNLIADTLTKTLGHRLFTQPGSYRNGVQAIQTIINQHTGISFADEQMVDGSGLSRDNRVNIATMQAVLRYIALHDASLHLIEKLPVAGVSGTLKYRRSMLVPSVKGKLAAKSGSLYGTYNMVGFVLNKQGKPTRSFVQYVTDYFPTDENDKEEPLKDSPLNQIEEQYYQQLLK, from the coding sequence ATGCGCTGTCTGCCACTTTGTGGACTGATTTTTTCACTCTTTATTAGCCAATATGTGGTTGCACAACCACTCAACACCGACCAGTTAACACCACATGCGCGATACGCGTTTCAGGTACAAAATATTACTAGTGGTGAAACACTTTTTGCCCAGCGCAATGGCGACTATTTTCCACCAGCCAGCACGCAAAAAATCTTCACAGCTCTCGCAGCTAGATTAGAGCTTGGCGAACATTTTGTCTTTACCACTCAGCTACTCAAACACCGGCAAGACTATGTGATTCGTTTTTCGGGTGATCCTACGCTGAATACTGTTGACCTCAAACAATTGCTTTCTCATCTTAAGCAATCCGGCATTCGAACCATTCGTGGAGACATCTGGCTAGATAATTCAATATTTACTGGATTTGAAAAAGCGGTAGGCTGGCCTTGGGATTCACTCGGGGTCTGTTACAGTGCGCCATCTAGTGCGATCAATTTAGATCACAACTGTATCCCTGCAGCGCTTTACACGGAAAAAAATGGCAAGACTCGCCTCCATATACCTCCACAATATCCAATTCATGTATTTAATAACGCAGTCGCAGTTAGCGCAGATGAGCAGCAGCAACAACACTGTGACCTCGATTTAACCGCAACAGCAACCAATCAATACCAATTATCGGGATGCCTAGTCACTCGCACTAGCCCGATGCCACTTAAATTTGCTGTTCAAGATACTAGCCGCTATACCAAACGTATTATTTATAAACTCCTCAATCAATTAGGTATTGAGCTTAAAGGCACCATTCACATTGGCAAAGCTCCATTTAAGAAGCGACAAATCCTAGCAGAACATCAGTCCGCACCTTTATCTGAATTGCTTTCAATCATGCTAAAACGTTCTGACAATTTGATTGCAGACACCTTAACGAAAACCTTAGGTCATCGACTATTTACCCAACCAGGTAGTTATCGAAACGGCGTTCAAGCAATTCAAACCATCATTAATCAGCACACAGGAATCTCATTTGCAGATGAACAGATGGTTGACGGCTCAGGGTTATCACGGGATAACCGTGTCAATATCGCCACTATGCAGGCTGTGTTGCGTTATATCGCTCTTCATGATGCGTCATTACATTTGATTGAGAAACTTCCTGTAGCCGGCGTCTCTGGCACTCTCAAATACCGCCGCAGTATGTTAGTACCAAGCGTTAAAGGCAAGTTAGCCGCAAAAAGTGGCTCTCTCTACGGTACCTATAATATGGTCGGTTTTGTATTGAATAAGCAAGGTAAGCCGACACGCAGTTTTGTCCAATATGTCACCGACTATTTTCCTACCGACGAAAACGACAAAGAGGAGCCTTTAAAAGACTCCCCTTTAAATCAAATTGAAGAGCAGTATTACCAACAACTGCTCAAATAA
- a CDS encoding magnesium transporter produces MTVMNNHCMNNAKPFSIDEIGAARNAFLQYEPVKQVELLSVMPTDEAVGILSHCSITHVQDLLCDLDAQGHKTLAHQYAKQLGMVYAERKPIGRSDSEQKEERDELSIWHRVKQRVGWVIPVALVGVVSGIFIY; encoded by the coding sequence ATGACGGTAATGAACAATCATTGCATGAATAACGCTAAACCATTTTCTATTGATGAAATTGGGGCGGCGCGTAACGCATTTTTACAATATGAACCAGTTAAACAGGTCGAGTTACTATCGGTGATGCCAACCGATGAAGCAGTGGGTATTTTAAGTCACTGTTCTATTACTCATGTGCAAGATCTGTTGTGTGATTTGGATGCTCAGGGGCATAAAACACTGGCTCATCAATATGCTAAGCAGCTAGGTATGGTGTATGCCGAGCGTAAGCCTATTGGAAGGAGTGACAGTGAGCAAAAAGAAGAGCGGGATGAACTGTCCATTTGGCATCGAGTGAAACAGCGTGTCGGCTGGGTAATACCTGTTGCGCTCGTCGGTGTCGTTTCAGGAATATTTATCTATTGA
- the tyrS gene encoding tyrosine--tRNA ligase, with the protein MASIEAALAEIKRGVEELIPEEELIAKLKENRPLRIKLGADPTAPDIHLGHTVILNKLRAFQELGHEVTFLIGDFTGMVGDPTGKNTTRPPLTREDVLRNAETYKTQVFKILDPEKTKIQFNSEWLSELGAEGMIRLSANQTVARMLERDDFKKRYSNGQPIAIHEFMYPLLQGYDSVAMETDVELGGTDQKFNLLMGRELQKANGQKPQVVLMMPLLVGLDGVKKMSKSAHNYIGVSDAPSDMFGKIMSISDDLMWSYYELLSFRPLEEVTQFKEDVKNGKNPRDVKILLAKEIIARFHTEADADAAEQEFINRFQKGAMPDEMPEFEFESGIAIANLLKDAGLVNSTSDALRMIRQGAAKLDGEKIEDTKFVPVAGTNVYQVGKRKFARVTIK; encoded by the coding sequence ATGGCGAGTATTGAAGCCGCTTTAGCGGAAATCAAGCGTGGTGTTGAAGAGCTAATTCCGGAAGAAGAGCTTATTGCAAAGCTGAAAGAGAACCGTCCATTACGTATTAAACTGGGTGCGGATCCAACAGCTCCTGACATTCACTTAGGTCATACTGTGATCCTTAATAAGCTCCGTGCGTTTCAAGAACTTGGCCATGAAGTGACTTTCTTGATTGGTGATTTCACCGGTATGGTGGGTGACCCTACAGGTAAAAATACCACGCGTCCTCCATTGACTCGTGAAGATGTATTACGTAACGCGGAAACTTACAAAACTCAGGTTTTTAAAATTCTGGATCCAGAGAAAACAAAAATCCAATTTAACTCTGAATGGCTTTCTGAGCTGGGTGCTGAGGGGATGATTCGTTTATCGGCGAATCAAACAGTAGCTCGAATGCTAGAGCGCGATGACTTCAAAAAGCGTTATTCAAACGGTCAGCCTATTGCGATTCACGAATTTATGTACCCATTGCTACAGGGATATGATTCAGTTGCTATGGAAACCGATGTTGAATTGGGTGGTACTGACCAGAAATTTAACTTGTTGATGGGGCGTGAGCTACAAAAAGCAAACGGTCAAAAACCTCAAGTTGTATTGATGATGCCATTATTGGTTGGTTTAGACGGTGTGAAGAAAATGTCTAAATCAGCACATAACTACATCGGTGTGAGCGATGCGCCAAGTGATATGTTCGGTAAGATTATGTCGATCTCTGATGATCTGATGTGGAGCTACTACGAGCTATTGTCTTTCCGTCCTTTAGAAGAAGTGACTCAATTTAAAGAAGACGTGAAAAATGGCAAAAACCCTCGTGATGTGAAGATCTTACTTGCTAAAGAGATCATCGCTCGTTTCCACACAGAAGCGGATGCAGATGCGGCAGAGCAAGAGTTTATTAACCGATTCCAGAAAGGTGCGATGCCAGATGAAATGCCGGAATTCGAATTCGAATCAGGCATTGCTATTGCTAATCTGTTGAAAGACGCAGGATTGGTTAATTCGACATCTGATGCCTTGCGTATGATTCGCCAAGGTGCAGCCAAACTCGATGGTGAAAAAATCGAAGATACTAAGTTTGTTCCAGTAGCTGGTACTAATGTGTATCAAGTAGGTAAACGTAAGTTTGCTCGCGTGACCATTAAATAA
- a CDS encoding peptidoglycan DD-metalloendopeptidase family protein — protein MTTIFARLPWLHKLLIVMITAITVVATLLLPDPETLIQTPNQLKVGQHYPVALDYDLLAQEEQLPPMVVLQWKKQTVQPGESSALLFKKVGLSARSLYQLTSSNEDIHYQLTHLRPGDQLYFGLNDDNDIVQLRRQLNSYETFVINKTSSGYESHIEAKEVYFQYNYAQATIHSNFWNAASQAGLTPNQIMQLAGIFGWDIDFALDIRSGDHFQLLYQEKVVEGEVMERGDIIAATFTNQGKTFTAIRDDESGNYYDENGRAMKKAFLRSPVDFRRVSSNFNPRRLHPVTGRVRPHRGTDYVAPVGTPIWAAGDGIVQKAGYNQFNGNYVFIRHSNTYVTKYLHLSRRMVKTGQRVKQGQTIGTLGGTGRVTGPHLHYEFLVHGIHKNPRTVDLPLSKSLTGKTRDTFIANAKLRLAKLSRYSELLFATSPSQ, from the coding sequence ATGACGACAATTTTTGCCCGTTTACCTTGGTTACATAAGCTGCTGATAGTGATGATTACAGCCATCACAGTTGTCGCCACCCTGCTACTTCCCGATCCAGAAACATTAATCCAAACACCAAACCAACTAAAAGTAGGTCAACATTATCCTGTGGCATTGGATTACGATTTATTAGCACAAGAGGAACAATTACCACCAATGGTGGTATTGCAATGGAAGAAGCAAACCGTTCAACCGGGTGAAAGTAGTGCATTACTGTTTAAAAAAGTGGGGCTCTCTGCGCGCTCACTTTACCAGCTCACGTCAAGCAATGAAGATATTCACTATCAGCTCACTCACCTTCGCCCGGGAGATCAACTCTATTTCGGGTTGAATGACGACAACGATATTGTTCAGTTAAGACGCCAACTAAACTCTTATGAAACGTTTGTTATTAATAAAACATCGAGTGGATATGAATCTCATATTGAGGCGAAAGAAGTCTACTTTCAATATAACTACGCACAAGCCACTATCCATTCCAACTTCTGGAATGCTGCATCTCAAGCAGGGCTAACACCAAATCAAATCATGCAATTGGCGGGGATATTTGGCTGGGATATCGACTTTGCTCTGGATATTCGCTCAGGCGATCACTTTCAATTACTGTATCAAGAAAAAGTCGTTGAAGGCGAAGTCATGGAAAGAGGAGATATTATTGCAGCCACCTTCACCAACCAAGGTAAAACGTTTACCGCAATCCGTGATGATGAATCCGGTAATTATTACGATGAAAACGGTAGAGCAATGAAAAAAGCGTTTTTACGCTCACCGGTGGATTTTCGTCGCGTATCGTCGAATTTCAATCCTCGTCGACTTCATCCCGTTACAGGACGAGTTCGTCCTCACAGAGGTACTGATTATGTAGCCCCTGTCGGAACACCTATATGGGCTGCAGGTGATGGTATCGTACAAAAAGCGGGCTATAACCAATTCAATGGTAACTACGTGTTCATTCGTCACAGCAACACGTACGTTACCAAATATTTGCATTTAAGTCGCCGGATGGTGAAAACCGGACAGAGAGTCAAACAAGGGCAGACAATTGGCACGCTAGGTGGAACAGGACGAGTAACCGGCCCTCATTTGCATTACGAATTCCTAGTTCACGGTATTCATAAAAATCCACGTACTGTTGATTTACCACTTTCCAAATCTTTGACCGGTAAAACACGTGATACTTTTATTGCTAATGCCAAATTGCGCCTTGCAAAACTGTCGCGATACAGTGAATTACTATTTGCTACCAGCCCTTCACAATAA
- the erpA gene encoding iron-sulfur cluster insertion protein ErpA, whose protein sequence is MSEINVPLTFSESAAKRVKVLIEEEDNPALKLRVYITGGGCSGFQYGFTFDESVNEGDMTIEKEGVTLVVDPMSLQYLIGGEVDYTEGLEGSRFFVNNPNAKTTCGCGASFSV, encoded by the coding sequence GTGAGCGAAATTAATGTACCATTAACCTTCTCTGAATCAGCAGCTAAACGAGTAAAAGTTCTGATTGAAGAAGAAGATAACCCAGCACTAAAATTACGTGTTTATATCACTGGTGGTGGTTGTAGTGGATTCCAGTACGGCTTTACTTTTGATGAAAGTGTTAACGAAGGTGACATGACCATTGAAAAAGAAGGCGTAACTTTGGTTGTTGATCCAATGAGTCTGCAATATTTGATTGGTGGTGAAGTCGATTACACTGAAGGTTTGGAAGGTTCGCGATTCTTTGTGAATAACCCAAATGCTAAAACAACCTGCGGTTGTGGTGCGTCATTTAGCGTTTAG
- the hemL gene encoding glutamate-1-semialdehyde 2,1-aminomutase gives MTKSADLYQQAQSKIPGGVNSPVRAFNGVGGSPLFIDRADGAFIFDADGKAYIDYVGSWGPMILGHNHAAIREAVIDTAQKGLSFGAPTSLEIEMAELVSELVPSMEQVRMVNSGTEATMSAIRLARGFTGRDKIVKFEGCYHGHSDGLLVKAGSGALTLGQPSSPGVPADFAKYTLTARYNDLESVKALFDANKGEIACIIVEPVAGNMNCIPPIEGFHEGLRELCDQEGALLIFDEVMTGFRVALGGAQAHYNIKPDLTTLGKVIGGGMPVGAFGGRKDIMQYIAPTGPVYQAGTLSGNPIAMAAGRACLSLLKEEGNEKRLANKAKTLTDGLKSIATKHGIDLVVHQVGGMFGFFFTDQESVSCYEDVAKCDVEKFKRFFNLMLDHGVYLAPSAFEAGFISLAHNAEEIDATLEAADRAFAQMANN, from the coding sequence ATGACCAAATCAGCCGATCTTTATCAACAAGCACAAAGCAAAATTCCTGGTGGTGTTAACTCACCAGTTCGTGCCTTCAACGGTGTTGGTGGTTCCCCTTTATTTATTGACCGTGCTGACGGTGCATTTATCTTTGATGCTGATGGTAAAGCGTATATCGACTATGTTGGATCATGGGGTCCAATGATTTTGGGTCACAACCATGCAGCTATTCGTGAAGCCGTTATCGACACAGCCCAAAAAGGCTTAAGTTTTGGTGCGCCAACTTCGCTTGAAATTGAAATGGCAGAGCTTGTTTCTGAGTTAGTCCCCTCTATGGAACAAGTACGGATGGTAAACTCAGGTACAGAAGCAACCATGAGTGCGATTCGTCTAGCTCGTGGATTTACTGGACGCGATAAAATTGTCAAATTTGAGGGCTGTTACCATGGTCACTCTGACGGCCTATTAGTTAAAGCAGGCTCTGGCGCACTGACCCTTGGTCAACCAAGTTCACCAGGTGTTCCCGCAGATTTTGCTAAATATACTCTCACAGCTCGCTACAATGATCTGGAATCTGTAAAAGCTCTATTTGACGCAAACAAAGGTGAAATCGCGTGTATTATCGTGGAACCTGTTGCTGGTAATATGAACTGTATTCCTCCTATCGAGGGATTCCACGAAGGACTACGTGAACTTTGTGATCAAGAAGGCGCGTTACTGATTTTTGATGAAGTCATGACAGGTTTCCGAGTTGCTCTTGGTGGGGCTCAAGCTCATTATAATATCAAGCCTGATTTAACCACCTTAGGTAAAGTTATTGGTGGCGGCATGCCAGTGGGCGCGTTTGGTGGTCGTAAAGACATCATGCAATACATCGCTCCAACAGGGCCTGTGTATCAAGCAGGTACATTATCCGGAAACCCAATTGCGATGGCCGCAGGCCGTGCCTGTTTGTCATTACTCAAAGAAGAAGGCAATGAAAAACGTCTGGCTAACAAAGCCAAAACCTTAACTGATGGCCTTAAATCTATTGCTACCAAGCACGGGATTGATCTCGTTGTTCATCAAGTAGGCGGGATGTTTGGGTTCTTCTTTACCGATCAAGAAAGTGTTAGTTGCTATGAAGATGTCGCAAAATGTGATGTGGAAAAATTCAAACGCTTCTTTAATCTCATGCTAGATCACGGGGTTTACTTAGCGCCTTCAGCTTTTGAAGCCGGTTTTATCTCTTTAGCACATAACGCAGAAGAAATTGATGCCACTCTTGAAGCAGCAGACCGCGCGTTTGCTCAAATGGCAAATAACTAA
- a CDS encoding AI-2E family transporter, which translates to MPEKIRISSSHWLLIIALLAAAFACYLLIEPYINSIVMAFIISMLMFPIHNRIATKLPKHQNIAALISCFILTVIVVLPLLTVFGAIVQQGSKFSQSLYHWVTHGGIQAFFNHPLVDKAFNFANHYLPFDSLTPQQISEKLANFSTSFGTKLVGISAKVLGDATNFIMDFFLMLFVLFFVLRDNDKIIGSLRHIIPLSRSQEDRLLTEIEQVSKSAVMGSFLTAIAQGFAGGIGMWLAGFPGLFWGTIMGFASFIPVIGTALVWVPATIYLLVTGDINWAIFLAIWSIAIVGSIDNLLRPFLMQGSGGMNTLMIFFSLLGGIQLFGLIGLIYGPLIFAITVVLFNMYDEEFRSFLSWQDKN; encoded by the coding sequence GTGCCAGAAAAAATAAGAATATCCTCCAGCCATTGGTTGCTAATTATCGCTCTATTGGCGGCCGCGTTTGCTTGTTATTTACTTATTGAACCTTATATTAACTCTATCGTGATGGCTTTTATCATTTCGATGTTAATGTTCCCCATTCATAACCGTATCGCGACAAAACTCCCGAAACATCAAAATATCGCGGCCTTGATATCATGTTTCATTTTAACTGTTATCGTCGTATTACCTTTACTCACGGTATTTGGAGCCATTGTTCAGCAAGGCTCAAAATTTTCGCAAAGCTTGTATCACTGGGTAACACATGGCGGTATTCAAGCTTTCTTCAATCACCCGCTCGTTGATAAAGCATTCAACTTTGCTAACCACTATCTCCCTTTTGACTCATTAACACCGCAACAAATAAGTGAAAAATTAGCGAATTTCTCGACGTCTTTTGGTACTAAATTAGTGGGAATCAGTGCCAAAGTGTTAGGTGATGCAACAAATTTCATCATGGACTTCTTCCTGATGCTATTTGTGCTGTTTTTTGTTTTGCGAGATAACGACAAAATTATTGGCTCTTTGCGCCATATCATCCCGCTATCGCGTAGCCAAGAAGATCGCTTACTTACTGAAATAGAACAAGTATCTAAATCTGCGGTCATGGGATCGTTCCTTACTGCTATCGCGCAAGGATTCGCTGGCGGTATAGGAATGTGGCTTGCAGGTTTCCCTGGGCTATTTTGGGGAACAATCATGGGATTTGCCTCGTTTATTCCTGTCATCGGGACCGCGTTAGTCTGGGTGCCAGCAACCATTTACCTTTTGGTCACTGGGGACATTAATTGGGCAATCTTCCTCGCTATTTGGAGTATTGCCATTGTCGGTTCCATCGACAACCTATTACGCCCATTCTTAATGCAAGGAAGTGGCGGAATGAATACTCTGATGATCTTCTTTTCACTCTTAGGTGGTATTCAGCTATTTGGTTTAATTGGTTTAATATATGGTCCACTCATTTTTGCCATCACGGTTGTTCTGTTCAATATGTACGATGAAGAGTTTCGATCATTTCTTAGCTGGCAAGACAAAAACTAA
- the rsmC gene encoding 16S rRNA (guanine(1207)-N(2))-methyltransferase RsmC: protein MSQYTAPSQIAQRQIEYFAGKHVLVAGEAEDRFPAELEKHCESVQIFTTNYGYHRQWSGHKSITSFFGAELTQDTPADLVLLYWPKAKQEAQYLLAMLFAKLGVNTEIVVVGENRSGVKSIEKMFQPYGIVNKYDSARRCSFYWGQCTQEIPAFSLDDWFKSYQVSYQEHEITIRSLPGVFSHGEFDIGSRLLLDTLPTLSGKVLDFGCGAGVIGTVMATLNPNIELHQCDISALAIRSSQETLKVNHLQGHVFASDVYSDTEQDYRYLVTNPPFHSGLDTSYRATETLLAQAPSVLTNRGELFVVANSFLKYPPIIEQSFGHCEIPAKTNKFTIYHAKKK, encoded by the coding sequence ATGTCTCAATACACAGCACCAAGCCAAATTGCTCAGCGCCAGATTGAATATTTCGCAGGTAAACATGTTTTAGTCGCCGGTGAAGCTGAAGATCGCTTCCCTGCTGAACTAGAAAAACATTGTGAATCCGTACAGATTTTTACGACCAATTATGGCTATCATCGCCAATGGTCGGGCCATAAATCTATTACTAGTTTTTTTGGTGCTGAACTCACCCAAGACACACCTGCTGATTTAGTTCTTCTGTATTGGCCCAAAGCCAAACAAGAGGCACAATACTTATTGGCTATGTTATTTGCCAAATTAGGTGTTAATACTGAAATTGTTGTCGTAGGTGAAAATCGTTCTGGGGTCAAAAGTATTGAGAAGATGTTTCAACCCTATGGCATCGTGAATAAGTATGATTCTGCCCGCCGCTGCTCGTTTTACTGGGGCCAGTGTACTCAGGAAATACCCGCATTTTCATTAGATGATTGGTTTAAATCTTATCAAGTTAGCTATCAAGAACATGAGATCACCATTCGTAGTTTGCCCGGCGTATTTAGTCATGGCGAATTTGATATTGGCAGTCGCCTATTACTCGATACGCTCCCAACTCTGAGCGGTAAAGTACTGGATTTTGGATGTGGTGCAGGAGTCATTGGCACGGTCATGGCGACCTTAAATCCTAATATTGAATTACACCAATGCGATATTAGTGCCTTAGCCATTCGTTCATCCCAAGAAACCCTGAAGGTTAATCATTTGCAAGGCCATGTTTTTGCATCAGATGTTTACTCCGATACCGAACAAGATTATCGCTACCTAGTGACAAACCCTCCATTTCATTCTGGGTTAGATACCAGTTATCGTGCAACTGAAACGCTGCTGGCACAAGCTCCATCTGTATTAACAAACCGAGGAGAACTCTTTGTTGTTGCTAATAGTTTCTTAAAGTACCCACCAATTATCGAACAGAGCTTTGGGCATTGTGAAATACCAGCTAAAACCAATAAATTCACTATCTATCATGCGAAGAAAAAGTAA
- a CDS encoding ammonium transporter, whose product MELSVTVTELRYALDTFFFLISGALVMWMAAGFAMLEAGLVRSKNTTEILTKNFVLYAIACTMYLFVGYNIMYVDNTSGGWWPSFGSLIGTQADGADHSLESDFFFQVVFVATSMSVVSGAVAERMKLWSFLIFSVILTAFIYPLEGYWTWGGGFLSEAGFSDFAGSGIVHMAGAAAALAGVILLGARKGKFGKNGEVYPIPGSNMPLATLGTFILWFGWFGFNGGSQLALSNFENATAVGQIFLNTNAAAAAGAIAAMLVCKTTWGKADLTMILNGALAGLVAITADPLSPSPLMSVAIGVVAGVLVVFSIITLDKLKIDDPVGAISVHGVCGLLGLLAVPLSNADASFGSQILGAVVIFAWVFIASLVVWGILKATMGIRVSEEEEMEGMDIHDCGVDAYPEFVTVK is encoded by the coding sequence ATGGAACTGTCGGTTACAGTAACAGAATTACGTTACGCATTAGACACTTTCTTTTTCTTGATTTCTGGCGCATTAGTGATGTGGATGGCAGCAGGTTTTGCAATGCTTGAAGCTGGTCTAGTTCGTTCTAAAAACACCACAGAAATCTTAACTAAAAACTTTGTACTTTATGCGATAGCGTGCACCATGTACTTGTTTGTTGGTTACAACATCATGTACGTTGATAATACTAGCGGTGGTTGGTGGCCATCATTCGGTTCATTAATTGGGACTCAAGCTGACGGTGCTGATCACTCATTGGAATCTGATTTCTTCTTCCAAGTTGTGTTCGTTGCGACTTCTATGTCAGTAGTTTCTGGTGCAGTTGCTGAACGTATGAAACTTTGGTCATTCCTCATTTTCTCAGTTATTTTGACCGCATTTATTTACCCACTAGAAGGCTACTGGACTTGGGGCGGTGGTTTCCTTTCAGAAGCTGGTTTTAGTGACTTTGCTGGTTCTGGTATTGTGCACATGGCAGGTGCTGCCGCAGCATTAGCTGGTGTGATTTTACTGGGTGCTCGTAAAGGTAAATTCGGTAAAAACGGTGAAGTTTACCCAATTCCTGGTTCAAACATGCCATTAGCAACATTAGGTACCTTTATCCTATGGTTTGGCTGGTTTGGTTTTAATGGTGGTTCTCAACTTGCTCTTTCTAACTTTGAGAATGCCACTGCTGTTGGTCAAATCTTCCTAAATACCAATGCGGCTGCGGCGGCTGGTGCAATTGCTGCAATGCTTGTATGTAAGACTACTTGGGGTAAAGCTGACCTAACTATGATTCTTAACGGTGCGTTAGCTGGTCTAGTTGCAATCACTGCGGATCCTCTATCACCATCACCATTGATGTCTGTTGCGATTGGTGTGGTTGCTGGTGTTCTTGTTGTGTTTAGCATCATCACTTTAGATAAACTAAAAATTGATGATCCAGTGGGTGCGATTTCAGTACACGGTGTATGTGGTCTACTAGGTCTTCTTGCGGTACCACTAAGTAATGCTGATGCTTCATTTGGTTCGCAAATCCTAGGTGCTGTTGTTATCTTTGCTTGGGTATTTATTGCTAGCTTGGTAGTTTGGGGCATCCTAAAAGCAACAATGGGTATCCGCGTTTCTGAAGAAGAAGAGATGGAAGGTATGGATATTCACGACTGTGGTGTCGATGCTTACCCAGAGTTTGTTACTGTTAAGTAA
- the glnK gene encoding P-II family nitrogen regulator, with protein sequence MKLINAIIKPFKLDDVREALADVGIEGMTVSEVKGFGRQKGHTELYRGAEYQVDFLPKVKIEIATQAENVDRVVEAIIKAAHTGKIGDGKIFVYDLSHAVRIRTGETDTEAL encoded by the coding sequence ATGAAACTGATTAATGCAATCATTAAACCATTTAAACTTGACGATGTTCGCGAAGCACTTGCTGATGTGGGCATTGAAGGTATGACTGTTTCTGAAGTGAAAGGCTTCGGTCGTCAAAAAGGTCATACAGAACTTTACCGCGGTGCGGAGTACCAAGTGGACTTCTTACCTAAGGTAAAAATAGAAATCGCTACTCAAGCTGAAAACGTAGATCGAGTAGTTGAAGCGATAATTAAAGCCGCACATACCGGTAAAATCGGTGACGGCAAAATTTTTGTTTATGATTTGAGCCACGCAGTTCGTATTCGCACAGGCGAGACGGACACGGAAGCCCTTTAA
- a CDS encoding YacL family protein: MEFEFTKNTLLGEYQVKCSMEHQIVGRWLQEEIGRDCTKIDHIFQLIEQAHQYPANELKWSGKEISLLLCDSEVTVQENTMMAGFEEDIDSEFSLYESESSAQCGLEDFESLLEQWKTFIARY; the protein is encoded by the coding sequence ATGGAATTCGAATTTACAAAAAATACCTTACTCGGCGAGTACCAAGTTAAATGTTCAATGGAACATCAAATAGTCGGAAGGTGGCTTCAAGAGGAGATCGGTCGCGATTGCACAAAGATCGATCATATTTTTCAGTTGATCGAACAAGCGCACCAATATCCAGCAAATGAGCTTAAATGGTCTGGAAAAGAGATTTCCTTACTGCTGTGTGACTCTGAAGTCACTGTGCAGGAAAATACCATGATGGCTGGCTTTGAAGAAGATATTGATAGCGAGTTTTCACTTTATGAAAGTGAAAGTAGCGCACAATGTGGTTTGGAAGATTTTGAGTCCCTTCTCGAACAGTGGAAAACGTTCATTGCTCGATATTAA